From the Roseibium salinum genome, one window contains:
- a CDS encoding TRAP transporter substrate-binding protein — protein MKRRDFLKAGAVAAPASMLAAPAIAQGKIEWKLPTSFPAKAPGVGTNVTTFADRVAAMSDGQLTFKVFSGGELVPPFGVEDAVEQGTAEIGHSTPYYAASKNSALHFFSAVPFGLTAVETTAWLRYGGGQELWDGLYAERGLKPFYSGSSGVQAAGWFKNPVESVDDLAGLNMRIAGLGGEAMRKLGVNAVMLPPPEIFPAFQSGAIDAAEWVGPMLDQAFGLQKVAKYCYVPAFHEPSAALEIVVNKEAFDSLPAHLQAVIANAAEAASAETTAQFDYYNAVALQKLASEGVTFANFPDDVVAALKKAVGEVMAENGAANPAFAEVKESYDAFLSLARDYAALVKVPTFTQRL, from the coding sequence ATGAAAAGACGAGATTTCTTGAAAGCGGGAGCTGTCGCCGCGCCCGCAAGCATGCTGGCGGCTCCCGCAATCGCCCAGGGCAAGATCGAATGGAAACTGCCGACGTCCTTTCCGGCCAAGGCGCCCGGTGTCGGCACCAATGTGACGACGTTCGCCGACCGCGTCGCTGCGATGTCGGACGGTCAGCTGACGTTCAAGGTCTTTTCCGGCGGAGAGCTTGTTCCGCCGTTCGGGGTAGAAGACGCGGTCGAGCAGGGAACGGCCGAGATCGGTCATTCGACACCCTATTACGCAGCATCCAAGAACTCGGCTCTGCATTTCTTCTCCGCCGTTCCCTTCGGCTTGACAGCGGTCGAGACGACGGCATGGCTGCGCTATGGCGGTGGCCAGGAGCTTTGGGACGGGCTCTATGCGGAACGTGGCCTGAAGCCGTTCTATTCGGGCAGTTCCGGCGTGCAGGCCGCAGGCTGGTTCAAGAATCCGGTTGAAAGCGTCGACGACCTGGCCGGACTGAACATGCGCATTGCCGGTCTCGGCGGGGAGGCGATGCGCAAGCTCGGCGTCAATGCCGTGATGCTGCCGCCTCCGGAAATCTTCCCGGCCTTCCAGTCCGGCGCAATTGACGCGGCAGAATGGGTCGGCCCGATGCTGGATCAGGCATTCGGACTGCAGAAGGTGGCCAAATACTGCTATGTGCCTGCATTCCACGAGCCTTCGGCCGCCCTCGAAATCGTCGTGAACAAGGAGGCCTTCGACAGCCTGCCGGCTCACCTGCAGGCCGTGATCGCCAATGCAGCGGAAGCGGCCTCCGCGGAGACGACGGCCCAGTTCGATTATTATAACGCGGTCGCCCTGCAGAAACTGGCATCGGAAGGCGTGACCTTTGCAAACTTCCCCGACGACGTCGTGGCGGCACTCAAGAAGGCCGTCGGCGAGGTGATGGCGGAAAACGGCGCAGCCAATCCGGCCTTTGCGGAGGTGAAGGAGAGCTATGACGCGTTTCTCTCCCTTGCCCGGGACTAC